GAGAATTGTTTGATCTTCGAtatcttttccaaatccttaAACTGATCCATCGCATGCTCGATTTTCGTTCTGTTTTCATGTAACACTTTCTTGTCGAGCTTGATTGACAGATCACCTAACCACTGTTTAACTTGGTCTCTCAATCGCTGaagcttcttgatttccttcttcaagtctgcCTCGAACTTATCTCGCTGAGTGGTGATCTCAGTGGCGAAGAGCTTTTCGTGGGTGTCgttgaacaccaacaaccCTTCCGaaatcttcttgttgaccTTATCGATCTCCTGTTGTAGTTTCCGTGCACTCATGGGTGGTTTCTGAAGCACAAAAGTTGGCGGTCAAAAGTCGCGGTGATGGGGGCCGTGCTGAAATGTACTGCTGCTGGTTGCGAGGCAGTTAGATCAATTATATTCTACTCTATACACCGAATGGGGGTCTATGGCCGTGTGCCACTCCCGTCTACAGACCACACCACAAAAATTGTTTAATCCGATCTCTGCACTTCCTGGTCCAAAAAAACATCGGTGAAGTGGCTCAATTGCTGGAAATTGTGTTCAAAAGCCTTGCTGTTACTGTAGTATGGATCCACCACGATCTTGTCGACCGAATCATCGGTCCGCCATTCCCCGAAAAGCTCAATTCTGGTGGTGCAATTCTTGGGCTTCATAAACATCAACTCGCTCTTATGGCCCTGGTCCATAGCTAATAAGTAgtcaaatctttgaaagtCGGACCGCTCAATTCCTTGGGCCCGGTGGTGCATTGGCACGCCGTGCTTGCGACAGGTGCTGGCCGACCGGGAGTCGGGGGAGTCTCCTTGGTGCCAGGAACTGATTCCAAAGGAGTCGATTAGCTTGAAGTGGGATTCCAATCCCAGCTGTTTCACCTTGTGTTTGAACAACGCTTCAGCCATGGGTGACCGACATCTGAGGGCTTGTTAGTACAGAACTGTGACTGCTGCATTGTCGACGGGACTTACATGTTGCCGGTGCACACAAATGCAACGGATAGTTGGTTATCTTTTGACATGGTTGAAAATGCGAAAATCTGTGGAGACAATAGTACATACAAATACAACTATAAATGAGTGAAGATATACgacaaaaaaaaatcaagGAATTAAAATAACCCGTGAGGAAGTCAAGGTCCCTGAGAGATGATATGGCTCTTCCACTGGTTAAAGTCAAGGTTTTCGCTGTACAAAAAATTGAATGTATCGTCAGACTCGggcttgaacttcttctcttccGTGAACAAAAAGtccaaatcatcttcttcctcttctctttctctcttGAGACCCAACCCATTCAACAATCCCAGACTTTTGTCGGTACCGGCAACACCACCGGCAATTTCGGCACACACATCGAGAATCTCCATCGACACCGCTTCCTTGATGCTACTCACCTGCTTGAACGACGTGACGATGGCCTCAGGCTTAATGGTAGCAGTCCACTCAGTAGAAGGAGACGATGGCGTCCGAAGAGTACTGTTACCGTTCAAAGACTTAatggaagaaattgacGACTTGCCATTTACCGAAGGAGAAGGCGTAGGTAAGCCTTTCAAGTCCAGCGAGTCATCAAACTCCACAAGGTTCGCCAACGACGcaaagaagaacttctcCGGATCTTGGTCCGACATCTCCTTtctcttgttcaactcaaACACCTGCGATTCGTTCTCATCGATGCTGCTGAAGATATCGCCAATTGCGTGCTCATTCAACTTACCTCCAGAGATCTTATTCTGGAAGTTGGGAGATTGGTTGTTATCACCGGGAGTATTCTTGTTGCTCTGACTGGTGGGAACTTGCGGCGTAGGAATACTGTTGGGGGTTCTGATAGCATTGGCCAATGAAGCCGGGGTGGTGGCACTCGCTCCTGGGGTTGGAGCACCTCCTTTGGTGGATTTTTTCCTACCGGCCTGGGAACTTGTAGAAGCTCTCTTACCCTTGGCACGGGCATTGGCATTGGCACTGGCAGACTGTCCCATGATAGGTGAAGAGCTGGGGTTGTTCATCATGGGGCTGTTGATTACGGGCTGTGACACGGTGGGGGCCGATAATGGCTGTGTTTGGGGGATGCCTTGAGGTTGTCCAGTAGGACCCGACCACTGGGATTGGCCCATATTCATCTGGTTATACCCACCCGGAAGAGGAgccagttgttgttgttgttgttgttgaggttgtGGCTGTGGTTTGAACTGGTTTCGTATCTGGGACACCGGCACCTGTGGCATTTGCTGCTGAGGCTGTTGCGCCTGGAGCTGCTGCCTGCGAATGTTGAACTGCTCCTTGACGTAGTCAAAGTATTTGAAGTATTGGACTCTAAGCTTCTCGGCTAGGTCGGGCGAAGCAAAATAGCTTCCTCTTTGCAATTTCTCCATGATATTCTTGGTCATGCTCTTCATCTGAATCAACCGTTTCGTGCCTTCGACGTTTTTGGtcaaaatgaaaaagtAGTTGATGATGCTATCCACATTGGAGTATTGCAGAGAGATCTTTGACATGGTGTCTCTGACGGTGTTCTTATCATTTTGAGATAACAACCCTGAAACATCCTTCAAAGTCACGTTGTTGCgagaaacttcttcaatcaactgCCGCAACTTCATTCGCATGTCATCTGTGAATGGAGGTAACATGGCTGCCAACTGGTTGCCATTACCAGCAGCACTCAGAGGACGCATATTCATCTGATTTCCTGGTGCAACTTGTCCACCAGACGGGGATTGGGCCATAGGTTGTCTTTGGTTCATCACAGGGCTTTGGTTCATGGGCAAGTTGTTCATTAATGGCAGCTGTTGAGGCATCTGGTTTATTTGAGAAGGCACCTGAGTCTGCGGCTGGGCAAGTCTGCGTTGTTGGGTTTGAATCTGTACTTGTGCTTGTGGCATGTTCATTTGATTCATTTGGTTCATGTTCATTTGGTTCATATTTCCCTGAGCACCTGCCTGGTTGATTTGCTGTTGGCCACTGGCCTGGCTGCCCATTCTGGGTTGGGGTTGCGGCTGT
The sequence above is drawn from the Yamadazyma tenuis chromosome 3, complete sequence genome and encodes:
- the GAL11 gene encoding mediator complex subunit (EggNog:ENOG503NZPD; BUSCO:EOG09265A08; COG:K); amino-acid sequence: MNNQVNGGSTWHSMYSVADRQKVVHILAATLKEIQNTNYNDQKAATMASEFEKYTFLKSQGKDEYLRVIKSKITSLRSGARANAPRPAANTTASSNFMQQQAQARQQTAAQIQANQMQPGHGQGQGQDPQAGATGTPSQQQTIQQISNMIRNAAIPPALLAKIPNLPSTVTTWNQVFDCINKKMIPASAMGTIKEIHNTHLQVALRQQQQRKLHPQQQQQQQQQQPNRMNNMGMNMNMNNMSQNNLPQNNLPQNNISQNNLSQNNISQNNLSQNNISQNSINNMNMNNMNMGMNNMGMNGMHNMNMNGMNNMNMGNGMNMNMGNNFNINNLTPQQKQQLMQRQMQQKQQQAQQSQQSQSQPPQQPQQLQQPQQPQQPQQPQAIANQQQRQYSHQPQQQQQRPPPNQAQQGPKPPNFSITPQDILKYSSEAMMLLKRLQSNGSIQNNLDQAQEESFIRKFIVHQKTIQWKQQQARQPQQPQPQPRMGSQASGQQQINQAGAQGNMNQMNMNQMNQMNMPQAQVQIQTQQRRLAQPQTQVPSQINQMPQQSPLMNNLPMNQSPVMNQRQPMAQSPSGGQVAPGNQMNMRPSSAAGNGNQLAAMLPPFTDDMRMKLRQLIEEVSRNNVTLKDVSGLLSQNDKNTVRDTMSKISSQYSNVDSIINYFFILTKNVEGTKRLIQMKSMTKNIMEKLQRGSYFASPDLAEKLRVQYFKYFDYVKEQFNIRRQQLQAQQPQQQMPQVPVSQIRNQFKPQPQPQQQQQQQSAPLPGGYNQMNMGQSQWSGPTGQPQGIPQTQPLSAPTVSQPVINSPMMNNPSSSPIMGQSASANANARAKGKRASTSSQAGRKKSTKGGAPTPGASATTPASLANAIRTPNSIPTPQVPTSQSNKNTPGDNNQSPNFQNKISGGKLNEHAIGDIFSSIDENESQVFELNKRKEMSDQDPEKFFFASLANLVEFDDSSDLKGLPTPSPSVNGKSSISSIKSLNGNSTLRTPSSPSTEWTATIKPEAIVTSFKQVSSIKEAVSMEILDVCAEIAGGVAGTDKSSGLLNGLGLKREREEEEDDLDFLFTEEKKFKPESDDTFNFLYSENLDFNQCRSPMAEALFKHKVKQSGLESHFKLIDSFGISSWHQGDSPDSRSASTCRKHGVPMHHRAQGIERSDFQRFDYLLAMDQGHKSELMFMKPKNCTTRIELFGEWRTDDSVDKIVVDPYYSNSKAFEHNFQQLSHFTDVFLDQEVQRSD